A part of Paenibacillus donghaensis genomic DNA contains:
- a CDS encoding GNAT family N-acetyltransferase, with amino-acid sequence MFNYVIDEDLVLKPLSTEHAREMFALVEHSRSRLRRWLPWVDGVTEQSHIISFIRNAASQSSDNGGFTAGLWIDGVMAGVIGYHAIDWHNRSVGIGYWLGEGYEGKGYMTSACRVFVDYALLELALERVEIRCATGNTSSRSIPERLGFVLEGVIRQAEKLPDGYVNHAVYGLLRSEWKLLG; translated from the coding sequence TTGTTTAACTATGTCATTGATGAGGACCTGGTGCTTAAGCCGCTGAGCACAGAGCATGCCAGGGAGATGTTCGCCTTAGTGGAGCATTCACGCAGCCGTCTTCGTCGCTGGCTGCCGTGGGTCGACGGCGTTACGGAGCAGTCGCATATTATCAGCTTCATCCGCAATGCAGCCAGCCAGAGCAGCGACAATGGCGGGTTCACCGCTGGACTGTGGATCGACGGCGTTATGGCCGGGGTGATTGGCTATCATGCCATTGACTGGCATAACCGCAGCGTTGGCATTGGCTACTGGCTGGGAGAAGGATATGAGGGAAAAGGCTACATGACCAGCGCCTGCCGTGTGTTCGTGGATTATGCGCTGCTTGAGCTTGCGCTGGAGCGCGTCGAGATCCGCTGCGCCACCGGCAACACCTCCAGCCGGTCTATTCCGGAACGGCTTGGCTTCGTGCTGGAGGGTGTCATCCGGCAGGCCGAGAAGCTGCCGGACGGGTACGTCAACCATGCAGTGTACGGGCTGCTGCGCAGTGAATGGAAGCTGCTAGGCTGA
- a CDS encoding MOSC domain-containing protein gives MEIISLNVGRPVTVDYKGKPLETGIYKHAVEGPCRLGSGGFEGDGQADLVHHGGPDKAVCVYPYEHYLYWERVLGKKLEFSAFGENMTTSGLMETEVHIGDVFEIGTALLQVSQPRYPCYKLSQKHGPADLPARVLETGFSGFYLRVLREGAVAAGDQIIRREEGAGRMTVSHVLQVMKTGRTDKSGLAELIALDTLSASTRADFRKWLETP, from the coding sequence ATGGAAATCATCTCACTTAATGTAGGACGACCGGTTACGGTGGACTATAAGGGCAAACCGCTGGAGACAGGTATCTACAAACATGCTGTGGAAGGTCCGTGCAGGCTCGGCAGCGGGGGCTTTGAGGGAGATGGACAAGCGGATCTGGTCCATCATGGCGGACCCGATAAAGCGGTTTGTGTATATCCGTATGAGCATTATCTTTATTGGGAGCGGGTGCTTGGGAAGAAGCTGGAATTCTCTGCGTTCGGGGAGAATATGACGACAAGCGGGCTGATGGAGACTGAAGTCCATATCGGGGATGTATTCGAGATTGGAACCGCGCTGCTGCAGGTAAGCCAGCCGCGTTATCCTTGCTACAAGCTCTCGCAGAAGCACGGTCCTGCCGATCTGCCGGCCCGGGTGCTGGAGACCGGCTTCAGCGGCTTCTATCTGCGCGTCCTCCGTGAAGGAGCAGTCGCTGCGGGAGACCAGATAATTAGACGGGAGGAAGGCGCGGGCCGGATGACGGTGTCCCACGTGCTGCAGGTTATGAAGACAGGACGCACGGACAAGTCTGGTCTGGCTGAGCTGATCGCGCTGGACACCTTGTCCGCAAGCACCCGGGCCGACTTTCGCAAATGGCTGGAAACGCCATAA
- a CDS encoding GNAT family N-acetyltransferase: MQPIHTGTLTIRLSEMKDARELITLDNMIWTEETSPGPLMWRSREDYLLHAPPGSQLVALREGQLCGYVGFGSPTGADSNRHVCEVNIAVHPNDQRLGIGRQLMEAIRRHAGDHGIRKLRLRVLSSNLTAIAFYKACGFEEEGRLREEFYLGGRYVDQIFMSCWLKGEMKNGNHLT; the protein is encoded by the coding sequence ATGCAGCCTATTCATACTGGGACACTAACCATTCGCCTGTCGGAAATGAAGGATGCTCGCGAGCTGATTACGCTCGACAATATGATCTGGACGGAGGAAACGTCACCTGGTCCTCTCATGTGGCGCTCGCGTGAGGACTATCTGCTGCATGCTCCGCCCGGCTCCCAGCTTGTTGCCCTCCGGGAGGGACAGCTGTGCGGGTATGTTGGTTTCGGCTCTCCTACGGGAGCGGACAGCAACCGGCATGTCTGTGAGGTGAATATTGCAGTGCATCCGAATGATCAGCGGCTTGGCATCGGCCGCCAACTGATGGAAGCTATTAGGCGCCATGCGGGCGATCATGGTATCCGCAAGCTGCGGCTGCGAGTGCTGTCATCCAATCTGACGGCCATTGCCTTCTACAAGGCTTGTGGATTCGAGGAGGAGGGCCGTTTACGTGAGGAATTCTATCTGGGCGGCCGGTATGTCGATCAGATCTTTATGAGCTGTTGGCTGAAAGGGGAAATGAAGAATGGAAATCATCTCACTTAA
- a CDS encoding MFS transporter — MKLLAAYPKEIKVFLIASLISSTGGSLMWPLVTMFVFDELGRSMTDAALVIQILSLGGIAGQLLGGSLYHKLGVNRLIVGALALNALALFALPSTSSHWPLFLCNMALVGLFNSMSLPAIQGFIGFRFKAQRAELFNVIYVASNIGVALGTALSGFLADISYMLSFVLNGVTSAVFAGFFLFYLRKVGTAPELAPDLDLVRQRTEAAGTPSGWKLLGHTRIYLYMSIASLFLLVGNSVWNIGVSPFIISEGWPKKFYGFLWTLNGILIFVAQPLVSMLKRWFAQTSTAQMTLSAVFYLAGYAVILGMPSYPGLVLGMVLITLGEMLISPAIPSFISDHADRSAPFYLGLSGGIGAAGRVIGPFFMGSLYDRGGLAPTAWLACGVAVLSVLFFMLHSYMNRNSRRLAR; from the coding sequence ATGAAGCTGCTAGCTGCCTATCCAAAAGAAATCAAAGTGTTTCTGATTGCCAGTCTGATTAGTTCAACCGGCGGATCGCTGATGTGGCCGCTGGTTACAATGTTTGTATTCGACGAACTTGGCCGCAGCATGACCGATGCGGCACTTGTCATCCAGATTCTGTCGCTTGGCGGAATTGCTGGCCAATTGCTGGGCGGCTCCTTGTATCACAAGCTGGGGGTTAACCGCCTGATTGTCGGCGCTTTGGCCTTGAACGCGCTGGCTTTGTTTGCGTTGCCTTCAACCAGCAGCCATTGGCCGCTGTTTTTATGCAATATGGCTTTGGTCGGGCTGTTCAACTCGATGTCGCTACCGGCGATACAGGGCTTTATCGGCTTTCGCTTCAAAGCGCAGCGAGCAGAATTGTTTAATGTCATTTATGTGGCAAGCAATATCGGAGTAGCGCTGGGTACCGCATTAAGCGGTTTTTTGGCTGATATCTCCTATATGCTAAGCTTTGTGCTGAACGGAGTCACCTCGGCTGTATTTGCAGGCTTTTTCCTGTTCTATCTGCGGAAGGTCGGCACAGCGCCGGAGCTGGCTCCGGATCTGGATCTGGTGAGACAGAGAACGGAAGCAGCGGGCACGCCGTCCGGCTGGAAGTTACTCGGACATACACGCATCTATCTCTACATGTCGATTGCATCACTATTCCTGCTTGTCGGCAATTCTGTCTGGAATATAGGTGTGTCGCCATTTATTATTTCGGAGGGCTGGCCGAAGAAATTTTATGGTTTCCTCTGGACCTTGAACGGCATCTTGATCTTCGTGGCACAGCCGCTTGTCAGTATGCTCAAGCGCTGGTTCGCCCAGACTTCAACTGCACAGATGACACTCAGTGCGGTGTTCTATCTGGCAGGTTATGCCGTTATTCTGGGCATGCCAAGCTATCCGGGGCTGGTGCTGGGCATGGTGCTCATCACCCTTGGAGAAATGCTGATCTCTCCGGCGATTCCTTCGTTCATCTCGGATCATGCCGATCGGAGCGCCCCCTTCTACCTGGGGCTTAGCGGCGGGATCGGCGCGGCTGGCCGGGTGATTGGCCCTTTTTTCATGGGCAGCCTGTATGACCGTGGAGGCTTGGCACCCACGGCCTGGCTGGCCTGTGGCGTAGCCGTGCTGTCTGTGTTGTTCTTTATGCTTCATTCTTACATGAACCGCAACTCCCGCAGACTGGCACGGTGA
- a CDS encoding VOC family protein — protein MKLGHIMIFVNDMTKARWFYSELLGLQTLLEQENKLVFALDGCQLIAFKCEKTKEIGDYSNEARTVLVFEVVSVEQTYKEMKEKGIQFLHDKPTQGRYAAFVDPFGNVHEIAESFDHWAQI, from the coding sequence ATGAAACTAGGACATATAATGATTTTTGTCAATGACATGACAAAGGCGAGATGGTTTTATTCTGAATTGCTGGGTTTGCAAACACTGTTAGAGCAAGAAAATAAGCTTGTATTCGCCCTTGACGGCTGTCAGCTTATAGCTTTCAAGTGTGAAAAGACCAAAGAAATTGGAGATTATTCAAACGAGGCTAGAACAGTTTTGGTGTTTGAGGTCGTATCTGTTGAGCAAACTTATAAGGAAATGAAGGAAAAGGGTATTCAATTTTTGCATGATAAACCTACTCAAGGGCGATATGCTGCTTTCGTTGATCCGTTTGGTAACGTGCATGAAATCGCTGAATCGTTCGATCACTGGGCGCAAATTTGA